In the Quercus lobata isolate SW786 chromosome 5, ValleyOak3.0 Primary Assembly, whole genome shotgun sequence genome, one interval contains:
- the LOC115991840 gene encoding protein disulfide isomerase-like 1-6 — MFTRKPTSRFIFFTLILVLFLSFLITIKASDPTPNANDEEDLESLEELIALDEEEERQEQQEGSHSVRSSEAEVLTKAQRIVLELNNDNTKRAIDGNEFVLILGYAPWCARSAELMPQFAEAATSLKELGSPLLMAKLDADRHTKAASTLGIKGFPTLLLFVNGTSQAYTGGLSAEEIVIWARKKTGVPLIRISSVAEADGFLKKYHTFVIGLFEKFEGPDYDEFVKAAISDNEIQFVETSNIDVATVLFPDIKDTNHFLGIVKSEPERYTPYEGTFKMEKILQFLDYNKLPLVTKLTELNSARVYSSPVQLQVIVFAEIDEFKNLLEPLQEVARKFKSKMMFLYVDITDENLAKPFLTLFGLEEANNTVVTAFDNKISSKFLLKSDLTPINIEEFCTRLLDGTLSPYFKSQPIPDNREASIQIIVGKTFDDLVLSSPKNVLLEVHTPWCISCETTSKHVEKLAKHFKGLDNLVFARIDASTNEHPKLQVDEYPALFLYPANDKANPIKLSTKSGLKELAASINKHLKAKDHVKKDEL, encoded by the exons ATGTTTACAAGAAAACCCACTTCAAGATTCATCTTTTTCACCCTCATTCTTGTCCTGTTTCTGAGTTTTCTCATCACCATCAAGGCTTCTGACCCCACCCCAAATGCAAACGATGAAGAAGATTTGGAGAGTCTTGAGGAACTAATAGCATtggatgaagaggaagagagacaagaacaacaagaaggGTCACACAGTGTGAGGTCATCAGAGGCTGAGGTTTTAACCAAAGCCCAGAGGATTGTTCTTGAGCTTAACAATGATAATACTAAGAGGGCCATTGATGGGAATGAGTTTGTGCTGATTCTGGGTTATGCACCTTGGTGTGCAAGGAGTGCTGAGCTTATGCCTCAGTTTGCTGAGGCTGCAACTTCACTCAAGGAATTGGGGAGTCCCCTTTTGATGGCTAAGCTTGACGCCGACCGGCATACGAAGGCGGCCTCCACTCTTGGGATCAAAGGGTTTCCTACTTTACTTCTGTTTGTCAATGGTACTTCTCAAGCGTACACTGGTGGACTTTCAGC GGAAGAAATAGTGATTTGGGCAAGGAAAAAAACTGGTGTACCTCTTATTAGAATAAGCTCAGTGGCAGAGGCAGACGGATTTCTTAAAAAGTACCACACATTTGTTATTGGCCTGTTTGAGAAATTTGAG GGACCTGATTATGATGAATTTGTTAAAGCAGCAATATCTGACAATGAAATCCAGTTTGTTGAAACAAGCAACATTGATGTTGCCACAGTTCTTTTCCCAGATATCAAAGATACTAACCATTTCCTTGGGATTGTTAAAAGTGAGCCAGAAAGATACACTCCTTATG aagGGACcttcaaaatggaaaaaatattaCAGTTCTTGGACTACAACAAGTTGCCATTGGTTACCAAACTGACTGAGCTAAATTCTGCCAGAGTTTACTCTAGTCCTGTCCAACTTCAG GTCATTGTCTTTGCAGAGATTGATGAATTTAAGAATCTTCTCGAGCCTCTTCAAGAAGTTGCAAGGAAGTTCAAGTCTAAA ATGATGTTCCTATATGTAGACATTACAGATGAGAACCTTGCAAAGCCTTTCTTAACTTTATTTGGGCTTGAAGAAGCAAACAACACTGTG GTGACTGCATTTGATAACAAAATCAGCTCAAAGTTTTTGTTAAAGTCAGACCTGACCCCAATTAACATAGAA GAGTTCTGCACAAGGCTTCTGGATGGAACTCTTTCTCCATATTTCAAGTCACAGCCAATACCAGATAAT AGAGAGGCAAGCATCCAAATCATTGTAGGAAAGACATTTGATGATTTGGTTTTGAGCAGTCCCAAGAATGTTCTTCTGGAG GTACATACACCATGGTGCATCAGCTGTGAAACCACTAGCAAGCATGTTGAAAAGTTGGCTAAGCACTTCAAAGGCTTGGATAATCTGGTCTTTGCAAGGATAGATGCTTCCACTAATGAACACCCAAAACTGCAG GTAGATGAATATCCAGCACTCTTCTTATACCCAGCAAATGATAAAGCAAATCCG ATTAAACTATCTACAAAATCCGGTTTGAAGGAGTTGGCAGCATCTATCAACAAACACTTGAAAGCCAAAGATCAtgtcaagaaagatgaattGTAG
- the LOC115988847 gene encoding O-fucosyltransferase 1-like: MAPRSSWNNFGEVLLILVIGGHLLCHDLIGLASPPAPSESNGYLLVRCNGGLNQQRIGVGLILHAMGFDNSTQIYLASGELFGRHRFMKPFQMLFPRLENHSSVEHTDELVENTGGLLQSAVDYMFCLQSNIFMPTYDGPSNFANNLLGYRLYNGFQATIRPDRKALALIFINWEKGRRESFDEAVRRVMLKKNFGRPHQRV, translated from the exons ATGGCTCCcag ATCAAGTTGGAACAACTTTGGAGAGGTGCTGCTGATTCTGGTGATTGGAGGTCATCTTCTGTGCCACGATCTCATTGGCCTCGcat CTCCTCCAGCTCCAAGTGAGAGTAATGGCTATCTGCTTGTTCGCTGTAATGGTGGTCTGAACCAGCAACGTATTGGG GTTGGTCTTATTCTACATGCAATGGGGTTTGACAATTCTACTCAAATATACCTAGCTTCAGGGGAACTTTTTGGTAGGCATCGATTCATGAAACCATTTCAGATGCTTTTTCCTCGCCTTGAGAACCATAGCTCTGTGGAACATACAGATGAGCTTGTTGAGAACACCGGGGGGCTTTTACAGTCTGCTGTTGATTACATGTTTTGTCTCCAGTCGAACATTTTCATGCCAACATATGATGGTCCAAGCAACTTCGCAAACAATCTCCTTGGATACCGCCTCTACAATGGCTTCCAGGCTACAATCAGACCTGACAGGAAAGCTCTAGCCCTTATCTTCATTAATTGGGAGAAAGGGCGGAGAGAAAGTTTTGATGAAGCTGTTAGGCGTGTCATGCTCAAAAAAAACTTTGGTAGACCCCATCAACGGGTTTGA
- the LOC115991759 gene encoding sulfite exporter TauE/SafE family protein 3-like yields the protein MAGSEWWRSRLIEMVLIGFLLIAPVLVSAKGSVELEDSRNNVKEEVETGFVMKVLNFLWQQGRLGYTHVWPEMEFGWKIVVGTIIGFLGAAFGSVGGVGGGGIFVPMLTLIIGFDEKSSTAMSKCMIMGAAASSVFYNLRQRHPTLDLPVIDYDLALLFQPMLMLGISIGVVFNVVFADWMITVLLIIIFLFTSTKAFLKGVETWKKETIVKEEAARRLEKSGNGIEEVEYTPLPGGPSNNTPSETKQSEKSGVSMLDNIYWKEVGVLFAVWVIILALEIAKNYTSTCSVGYWVLNLLQIPVTFGVSAYEAVNLYKGKRVIASKGESGTNWKVFQLVLYCCCGILAGLVGGLLGLGGGFILGPLFLELGIPPQVSSATATFAMTFSSSMSVVEYYLLKRFPVPYALYFILVATIAALVGQHLVRKVIAILGRSSLIIFILAATIFISAISLGGVGIVNMIESIEQKDYMGFENLCTYEA from the exons ATGGCTGGATCAGAATGGTGGAGATCAAGATTGATTGAAATGGTTTTGATTGGTTTTCTGCTTATAGCTCCTGTTTTGGTTTCTGCAAAAGGAAGTGTAGAGCTAGAAGATTCAAGGAACAATGTAAAAGAAGAGGTTGAGACTGgttttgttatgaaagtattgaATTTCTTATGGCAACAGGGTCGATTGGGTTACACACATGTTTGGCCG GAAATGGAATTTGGCTGGAAAATTGTGGTTGGGACCATAATAGGATTCTTGGGAGCAGCCTTTGGAAGCGTGGGAGGCGTTGGCGGTGGTGGCATTTTTGTTCCTATGCTCACCCTGATTATCGGGTTTGATGAGAAATCATCAACAGCAATGTCTAAAT GTATGATCATGGGTGCAGCTGCTTCAAGTGTTTTCTATAATTTAAGGCAAAGGCATCCCACACTTGATCTGCCTGTCATTGACTATGACCTTGCACTTCTGTTTCAACCGATGTTGATGCTGGGGATCAGTATTGGAGTTGTTTTTAATGTGGTTTTTGCTGACTGGATGATCACGGTCTTGTTAATCATCATTTTCCTTT TTACTTCAACTAAGGCATTCCTTAAGGGTGTTGAAACATGGAAAAAGGAAACCATAGTTAAAGAG GAAGCTGCTCGACGCTTGGAAAAAAGTG GTAATGGTATTGAAGAGGTCGAATACACTCCTTTACCGGGAGGCCCAAGCAATAACACTCCTTCAGAGACCAAGCAATCTGAAAAGTCAGGG GTGTCTATGCTTGACAATATTTACTGGAAGGAAGTTGGAGTTCTTTTTGCTGTCTGGGTCATAATCCTTGCACTGGAGATTGCTAAG AATTACACATCTACTTGTTCAGTGGGATATTGGGTACTAAACTTATTACAG ATTCCAGTAACATTTGGAGTGAGTGCATATGAAGCTGTTAACCTATACAAAGGAAAGAGAGTGATTGCATCAAAGGGAGAAAGCGGCACAAATTGGAAAGTCTTCCAGCTGGTTCTTTATTGTTGTTGTGGCATATTAGCTGGTTTAGTCGGGGGGTTGCTTGGTCTTGGAGGAGGATTCATTTTGGGTCCACTTTTTCTGGAGTTGGGAATCCCCCCTCAG GTATCAAGTGCCACAGCCACCTTTGCCATGACATTTTCCTCATCCATGTCTGTCGTAGAATATTACCTTCTAAAACGTTTTCCAGTTCCTTATG CTCTCTACTTTATTCTTGTTGCGACCATTGCTGCCCTTGTAGGACAACATTTGGTAAGAAAGGTGATCGCTATATTAGGGAGATCATCTTTGATCATCTTCATCCTGGCTGCCACAATTTTTATCAGTGCTATATCACTAG GTGGGGTGGGAATAGTAAACATGATTGAAAGTATTGAGCAGAAGGACTATATGGGATTTGAAAACCTCTGCACATACGAAGCATAA